In Chrysemys picta bellii isolate R12L10 chromosome 3, ASM1138683v2, whole genome shotgun sequence, a single genomic region encodes these proteins:
- the BATF3 gene encoding basic leucine zipper transcriptional factor ATF-like 3 isoform X2 translates to MSLGVPASGSVLQRSASSDGNQPQSPEEDDRKIRRREKNRVAAQRSRKKQTQKADKLHEEYECLEQENTSLKREIGKLTDEMKHLSEVLKDHEKICPLLHCSMNFVTIPRPDALTSCLPR, encoded by the exons ATGTCGCTCGGTGTCCCGGCTTCGGGCAGCGTCCTGCAGCGAAGCGCCTCTTCCGATGGGAATCAGCCGCAG AGTCCCGAAGAGGATGATAGGAAGATAAGACGGAGAGAAAAAAACAGAGTCGCTGCCCAGAGAAGCCGGAAGAAACAAACGCAGAAAGCAGACAAACTCCATGAG GAATATGAGTGCCTTGAACAAGAAAATACCTCCCTGAAAAGAGAGATTGGGAAGCTAACAGATGAGATGAAACACCTGAGCGAGGTGTTGAAGGATCATGAAAAGATCTGTCCTTTATTGCACTGCTCCATGAACTTTGTGACCATACCCAGGCCTGATGCCCTCACCAGTTGCCTGCCAAGATGA
- the BATF3 gene encoding basic leucine zipper transcriptional factor ATF-like 3 isoform X1, producing MSLGVPASGSVLQRSASSDGNQPQSPEEDDRKIRRREKNRVAAQRSRKKQTQKADKLHEAIQNCLLQPTEDVSYVEGSLDGVELLNHPHPFNLCRGHGWGKKLGVLVTAHTLAITGCQKGPFGPLLASTT from the exons ATGTCGCTCGGTGTCCCGGCTTCGGGCAGCGTCCTGCAGCGAAGCGCCTCTTCCGATGGGAATCAGCCGCAG AGTCCCGAAGAGGATGATAGGAAGATAAGACGGAGAGAAAAAAACAGAGTCGCTGCCCAGAGAAGCCGGAAGAAACAAACGCAGAAAGCAGACAAACTCCATGAG GCAATACAAAACTGCCTTTTGCAGCCTACAGAGGATGTATCCTATGTGGAAGGATCTTTGGATGGTGTGGAACTCCTAAACCACCCCCATCCCTTCAACCTGTGCAGAGGACATGGCTGGGGAAAGAAGCTGGGTGTTCTGGTCACAGCCCACACTCTTGCAATCACTGGTTGCCAGAAGGGTCCCTTTGGGCCTTTGCTAGCGAGCACAACCTAG